The Paenibacillus tianjinensis genome has a window encoding:
- a CDS encoding helix-turn-helix transcriptional regulator produces MRLNKLGNRRALYSRILVSMTLCVSLTFLVSTIIYYNYYIGVEKTQAFRSDLSDLTQTSKEVVNMNEAAQSLSFQIYRNSTISKIVFYDKPDIYDVTAAMSELGNYLSSMPYIESIYVYNPKSAKLYIASSHGQNGVFTEQELVDTNILDILNHYEEYKPFTPIPRVYSNGAEENDQVRAYTFLCYDAIGWDRTINSAVIVNISAPWINKEINSPADSKSATFILSGNGSFLSGNSLEQQELSAEEARMVEQKITGDSEGYFIGKFAGVNSLISFTAPDDLSWQYVRITPYDIITKQTDSIRNATLLIAALILVGGILLSWITSKSLYLPINRIVSEMNILESEKRDSMFMIRQNTMRDLVLGLKPLQSIQQVEKLRQLGIHFTFNDDYRLILLRIDNYRELRDERSSYLLAYKFAIMNIASEICGQTYRVETVDMNDDGILVLLNIIDSIEYTDTGLIETLLRQIQLACSDYLKISLTLTYSHIDRNAVQLHKLYKQVREASNHRLFYGHGCIISAQSISALQANTYHYPTEKEKRLTDALMCGKIEEAKEHFSTIIREAESYPFHTVQLAVSRLSVTIKEIISTVQKRNRLQCDGVPALPTLESVETVAELEDAFFALFREMRGQLSEKKNAKQHDLIRLINQKVAENYMEPNLSLNQIADELDMSPIYISRLYKQQTLTSIVDVILEVRMREVCSLLENTDLPVTTIAERCGFTSSSYLHRMFKRSFGTTPTDYRRSKNA; encoded by the coding sequence ATGAGACTGAACAAGCTTGGCAATCGAAGAGCACTATACAGCAGGATATTGGTCAGTATGACACTTTGTGTATCCTTAACCTTCCTTGTTTCCACCATTATTTATTACAACTACTATATTGGCGTCGAAAAGACACAGGCTTTCCGTTCCGACCTCAGCGATCTCACACAGACCAGCAAAGAGGTTGTGAACATGAACGAAGCCGCGCAATCGCTTTCATTTCAGATCTACCGCAACAGCACCATCTCCAAAATCGTCTTCTACGACAAGCCGGATATTTATGACGTCACAGCCGCCATGTCCGAGCTCGGAAATTATTTAAGCTCTATGCCGTATATCGAATCCATCTATGTCTATAACCCGAAAAGCGCAAAGCTCTATATCGCCTCTTCCCACGGCCAGAACGGTGTATTTACCGAGCAGGAGCTGGTGGATACGAATATTCTGGATATTCTGAACCATTACGAGGAATACAAGCCGTTTACGCCGATTCCGCGCGTCTATTCGAACGGTGCCGAGGAGAATGATCAGGTCCGGGCTTATACCTTTTTATGCTACGACGCCATCGGCTGGGACCGGACGATTAACTCGGCAGTGATTGTTAACATTTCCGCCCCTTGGATCAACAAAGAGATTAACAGTCCTGCCGATTCCAAAAGCGCAACCTTTATTCTGTCCGGGAACGGTTCCTTCCTGTCCGGCAACAGCCTGGAGCAGCAGGAGCTTTCAGCCGAAGAAGCCCGCATGGTAGAGCAAAAGATTACAGGAGATTCCGAAGGCTACTTTATCGGCAAGTTTGCAGGCGTCAATTCGCTAATCTCTTTTACTGCGCCGGATGACCTAAGCTGGCAATATGTGCGCATCACCCCTTATGACATCATCACCAAACAGACCGACAGCATCCGGAACGCCACTCTGCTCATCGCCGCCCTTATTCTGGTTGGGGGGATTCTTCTGTCCTGGATCACCTCCAAAAGCCTGTATCTGCCGATCAACCGGATTGTCAGTGAGATGAACATTCTCGAGAGTGAGAAAAGGGACAGCATGTTTATGATCCGGCAAAATACCATGCGCGATCTGGTCCTGGGCCTTAAGCCGCTGCAATCCATTCAGCAGGTGGAGAAACTCAGGCAGCTTGGCATTCACTTCACCTTCAATGATGATTACCGGCTGATTCTGCTGCGGATTGACAACTATAGAGAATTACGGGATGAACGGTCGTCCTACCTGCTGGCTTACAAATTTGCAATTATGAACATCGCCTCGGAAATCTGCGGCCAGACCTACCGGGTTGAAACCGTCGATATGAATGATGATGGAATACTTGTGCTCCTGAATATCATTGATTCAATAGAATACACCGACACCGGTCTGATTGAGACACTCCTGCGGCAAATTCAGCTGGCCTGCTCCGATTATCTGAAAATAAGCCTAACCCTCACCTACAGCCATATCGACCGGAATGCCGTGCAGCTGCATAAGCTTTACAAGCAGGTCAGAGAAGCCTCGAATCACAGGCTGTTTTACGGGCATGGGTGCATCATCAGTGCGCAGTCCATAAGTGCACTCCAGGCCAATACGTACCACTATCCGACCGAAAAAGAAAAACGTCTGACCGATGCGCTAATGTGCGGCAAGATTGAGGAGGCCAAGGAGCATTTCAGCACCATTATCCGGGAAGCTGAATCGTATCCTTTTCATACCGTGCAATTAGCCGTTTCGAGACTTAGTGTGACGATAAAAGAAATCATCAGCACAGTCCAAAAACGTAACCGTTTACAATGTGATGGAGTGCCCGCCTTGCCAACTCTGGAATCCGTAGAAACCGTCGCCGAGCTGGAAGATGCCTTCTTCGCCCTGTTCAGAGAAATGCGCGGACAGCTGTCTGAGAAAAAAAACGCCAAGCAGCATGATCTGATCCGCCTGATCAATCAAAAGGTAGCCGAGAACTATATGGAGCCGAATCTTAGCCTGAACCAGATCGCCGATGAGCTCGATATGTCTCCGATCTACATCAGCCGGCTCTATAAGCAGCAGACCCTGACCAGCATCGTCGATGTCATCCTGGAGGTACGTATGCGCGAGGTGTGCAGCCTGCTGGAGAACACCGATCTGCCGGTAACGACCATTGCCGAGCGCTGCGGCTTCACCAGCAGCTCCTATCTGCACCGGATGTTCAAGCGCAGCTTCGGCACCACCCCTACCGACTACCGGCGCTCTAAAAATGCCTAG
- a CDS encoding extracellular solute-binding protein, which produces MKKKTGRRSLVTLTTAALALSLLAGCGGNNNSGNSANGANSGTDGNKDTAAATDSTTSMAAPAETGIDTSKKVELQFYMLGDAPKDLPVIQDEINKMAQEELNATVKFNYTSWTDWDQKYKLLLSSGQAIDLIFTADWTQYQSYAKRGAFLAIDDLLPKAAPELQKFVPESMWEDVKVDGKIYTVPATYKEYVTNGFVYREDLRKKYDLPVPKDLASYEAYMDGIVKNEPDMMPMSLNSDIGNNLHYIYTELNKMIGALPYGMGVKYESPTTVYSYWGSDEQKEELKTMKRWADKGFIPKNVLNIKDTMQDPVTSGKAASMFGDNPTRYNDMKMKISTTHPEWELAYSPFGLTTGYATPVHPIHNGFAIPKSSKNPERALAFYEKLVLDKRYNQLTQYGIEGKNYTVEDGYYKLVGTSASNGFSREGMNGWAWRNPEFMLFDKGFDGVKAIFDELDKIQKPDLFLGFAEDYSSYQAEKAALEQVEKQYLFPLEAGLVEDIDKGLETFMQKAKQAGLEKIQTEWTKQWNAYVAEKGIK; this is translated from the coding sequence ATGAAAAAGAAGACAGGCCGAAGATCTCTGGTTACGCTTACAACGGCTGCGCTGGCGCTCTCGCTCCTTGCGGGCTGTGGCGGCAATAACAACAGCGGGAACAGCGCAAACGGCGCAAACAGCGGGACAGACGGCAATAAAGACACAGCCGCAGCAACGGACAGCACAACCAGTATGGCAGCTCCGGCAGAGACCGGAATAGACACTTCGAAGAAGGTGGAGCTCCAGTTCTATATGCTCGGCGATGCCCCTAAGGATCTGCCGGTCATTCAAGACGAAATCAACAAGATGGCTCAGGAAGAGCTGAACGCCACGGTTAAGTTCAACTATACAAGCTGGACGGACTGGGATCAGAAGTATAAGCTGCTGCTGTCTTCCGGCCAGGCGATTGATCTGATTTTTACAGCGGACTGGACCCAGTATCAATCGTACGCCAAACGCGGCGCCTTCCTGGCCATTGACGATCTGCTGCCTAAGGCTGCACCGGAGCTGCAGAAATTCGTACCGGAGTCGATGTGGGAAGATGTAAAGGTTGACGGTAAAATCTATACCGTTCCTGCCACTTATAAAGAGTACGTAACCAACGGCTTCGTCTACCGCGAGGATCTGCGCAAGAAATATGATCTGCCGGTGCCTAAGGATCTGGCCAGCTATGAGGCTTATATGGATGGCATTGTCAAAAACGAGCCGGATATGATGCCAATGTCCTTGAACAGCGATATCGGCAATAATCTCCACTACATTTATACCGAGCTTAACAAAATGATTGGCGCTCTCCCTTACGGGATGGGAGTGAAGTATGAATCGCCTACTACTGTCTACTCCTACTGGGGTTCTGATGAACAAAAAGAAGAGTTGAAAACGATGAAACGCTGGGCGGACAAAGGCTTCATCCCCAAAAACGTGCTGAATATCAAGGATACGATGCAGGATCCGGTGACTTCCGGCAAAGCGGCCAGCATGTTCGGAGATAATCCGACGCGCTATAACGACATGAAGATGAAGATCAGCACGACCCATCCCGAATGGGAGCTGGCTTATTCTCCATTCGGCCTGACCACGGGTTATGCTACACCTGTACACCCGATTCACAACGGGTTTGCGATTCCCAAGAGCAGTAAGAACCCGGAAAGAGCTCTCGCGTTCTATGAAAAGCTGGTCCTCGACAAACGCTACAATCAGCTGACGCAGTATGGTATTGAGGGCAAGAACTACACCGTTGAAGACGGCTATTACAAGCTTGTCGGCACCAGCGCCAGCAATGGCTTCTCCCGTGAAGGGATGAACGGCTGGGCTTGGAGAAATCCTGAGTTCATGCTGTTCGATAAAGGCTTTGACGGTGTGAAGGCGATCTTCGATGAGCTGGATAAGATCCAGAAGCCTGACCTGTTCCTGGGCTTTGCGGAAGACTACTCCTCTTACCAGGCTGAGAAAGCGGCACTGGAGCAAGTAGAGAAGCAATACCTCTTCCCGCTGGAGGCAGGCCTTGTAGAGGATATTGATAAAGGGCTGGAAACTTTCATGCAGAAGGCCAAACAGGCCGGGTTAGAAAAAATCCAGACCGAGTGGACGAAGCAATGGAACGCTTATGTTGCGGAGAAAGGCATTAAATAG
- a CDS encoding carbohydrate ABC transporter permease has protein sequence MQIKDDHYTRLLQGLAYTVIILGSLACLIPFLLIISASLTANESIIKDGYHLIPAQFSVEGYKTVFTFPDEVLRAYGVTLFTTVTGTLLGLFFMTMAGYVLARKDFKYRNTFSFYIYFTTLFGGGLVPWYIMITKYLHLTDSYGALIFPGLMTPFLIILMKNFIRSAVPEELFESAKIDGAGDFKIYWRIVLQLSMPGIATVSLFLALAYWNDWFSSSLFINDPHKYQLQFHLYNVINSAAFIANMGAGTGVSLGSDLPTESTKMAMAIVVTGPILFLYPFIQRYFVKGLTIGAVKG, from the coding sequence ATGCAAATCAAAGACGATCATTATACGCGGCTGCTGCAGGGCCTGGCGTACACGGTCATCATTCTCGGCTCGCTGGCCTGCCTGATCCCGTTTCTGCTCATTATCTCGGCTTCTCTGACGGCCAATGAATCGATCATCAAGGACGGTTATCATCTGATCCCGGCGCAGTTCTCGGTGGAGGGCTACAAGACGGTGTTCACCTTCCCTGACGAGGTTCTGCGGGCGTATGGGGTTACGCTGTTCACGACGGTAACGGGCACGCTGCTGGGGCTGTTCTTCATGACGATGGCCGGATATGTGCTGGCCCGCAAGGATTTCAAATACCGCAACACCTTTTCCTTCTATATCTACTTCACGACGCTGTTCGGCGGCGGACTGGTGCCCTGGTACATTATGATCACCAAATATCTGCATCTGACCGATTCATACGGCGCGCTGATTTTTCCGGGGCTGATGACCCCGTTCCTGATCATTCTGATGAAGAACTTTATCCGCTCGGCTGTTCCTGAGGAGCTGTTCGAGTCCGCTAAGATCGACGGGGCCGGTGATTTCAAAATCTACTGGCGGATCGTGCTCCAGCTGTCGATGCCCGGCATCGCCACAGTAAGCCTGTTTCTGGCCCTGGCGTATTGGAACGACTGGTTCTCCTCTTCCTTGTTCATCAACGATCCGCATAAATATCAGCTGCAGTTCCATCTGTACAACGTCATCAACTCTGCGGCCTTTATCGCCAACATGGGCGCGGGCACCGGGGTCAGCCTGGGCAGTGATCTGCCGACCGAGTCGACCAAGATGGCGATGGCCATTGTTGTTACCGGACCGATTCTTTTTCTGTATCCGTTCATTCAGCGGTATTTTGTAAAAGGCTTGACGATAGGCGCTGTAAAAGGTTAG
- a CDS encoding ABC transporter permease, which yields MLLPALLFFLVNSYFPMVGVYYAFTQFDFNSGLFSAPFVGLKNFEFLWKSGTLVKLTLNTIGYNLAFIVLGNVLAIVCAILLSELRVKWFKKLTQSIMFLPYFVSFVILSVIVYNVFNYDSGFLNTLLARFGAGPVDVYNKPVVWVFLIILFYLWKNLGYSMVIYLAAITGISDEYYEAAKIDGAHIFQRIWYITVPMLKSTFVVLLLFSLGSIMKGQFDLFYQLIGNNGVLYNTTDILDTYVFRSLKVTFDIGMATAAGLYQSLFGFILIMTVNYIIRKINDDYALF from the coding sequence ATGCTGCTTCCGGCACTGTTGTTCTTCCTGGTGAATTCGTATTTTCCAATGGTGGGTGTGTATTATGCTTTTACACAGTTTGACTTCAATTCTGGATTGTTCAGTGCACCGTTCGTCGGGCTCAAAAATTTTGAGTTTCTCTGGAAATCCGGCACTTTGGTGAAGCTTACCCTCAATACAATCGGTTATAATCTGGCTTTTATTGTACTGGGGAACGTGCTGGCGATCGTTTGTGCGATTCTGCTCAGTGAGCTGCGGGTGAAATGGTTCAAAAAGCTTACGCAGTCCATTATGTTCCTGCCGTACTTCGTCTCCTTCGTAATTCTGAGCGTTATCGTCTACAACGTGTTCAATTATGATAGCGGTTTCTTAAATACGCTGCTGGCCCGGTTCGGCGCAGGTCCGGTCGATGTCTACAATAAGCCGGTGGTGTGGGTATTCCTGATCATACTTTTTTACCTCTGGAAAAATCTCGGCTACAGCATGGTCATTTATCTGGCCGCTATCACAGGAATCAGTGATGAGTATTACGAGGCGGCCAAAATCGATGGTGCGCATATCTTTCAGCGGATCTGGTACATCACGGTGCCGATGCTGAAATCTACCTTTGTCGTGCTGCTGCTGTTCTCGCTCGGAAGTATTATGAAGGGGCAATTCGACCTCTTTTACCAGCTGATCGGCAACAACGGGGTGCTGTACAATACGACGGATATTCTGGATACGTATGTGTTCCGTTCGCTCAAGGTTACTTTTGACATCGGAATGGCGACAGCGGCAGGCCTGTATCAATCGCTGTTCGGCTTCATTCTGATCATGACGGTGAACTACATTATCCGCAAAATAAACGATGATTACGCGTTGTTCTAG
- a CDS encoding MATE family efflux transporter — protein sequence MKPNVKLKTGNVGLWVLAWPIFIEIFLQTLLGTVDTIMVSRISDDAVAVVGISNQLFGALTTLFTTFAGGAGILIAQRLGSGRQEDARIIAIMGVTASTVLGLLVSIIMFLFADPVGGALNISGELIPLAHVYLTYVGGGLFLIGLTASLGSAIRNTGNTRGPMYTGVAVNVIHIVLNYIFIFGMFGLPQMGLGGIAISNVISRGLGAIVLLMMFCGAFERRIRLRDFATFKRKLFGEIVKISWPLGLNSSAWVVSQLAIYSFLAMLGAKELAARTYLNTLESFCFTLGYAVAMAGQIRIATLFGARQLSEVYRSAYRTLYIGLAIVSANVVLLFAFGKTLLGMFTVDGEIVSIGVALLALNLLLQPCKMLNMAMGNALNAIGDTRYTMTISLISMTLIGIGGSYLLGISWGWGLVGIYCCMIADEAARGLLVLRRWRGRKVLYAAESQDGGQQAVQCKAAEASF from the coding sequence GTGAAACCCAACGTGAAACTAAAGACAGGAAACGTCGGGCTCTGGGTGCTGGCCTGGCCGATCTTTATTGAAATTTTTCTGCAGACGCTGCTGGGAACCGTGGATACCATTATGGTCAGCCGCATTTCGGACGATGCAGTGGCGGTCGTCGGGATATCGAACCAGCTGTTCGGGGCGCTGACAACATTGTTCACCACCTTTGCCGGCGGGGCGGGCATTCTGATTGCCCAGCGGCTCGGATCAGGACGGCAGGAGGATGCGCGCATAATAGCAATAATGGGAGTTACAGCAAGTACGGTGCTGGGACTTCTCGTCAGCATCATTATGTTCCTGTTCGCCGATCCGGTCGGCGGAGCGCTGAATATTTCCGGAGAACTGATCCCGCTTGCCCATGTCTATCTGACTTATGTCGGCGGCGGATTGTTTCTGATAGGACTGACTGCTTCCCTGGGCTCGGCTATCCGCAACACGGGCAATACCCGGGGGCCGATGTATACAGGGGTTGCAGTCAATGTGATCCACATTGTTCTGAATTATATTTTTATCTTTGGCATGTTCGGACTGCCGCAGATGGGACTTGGCGGAATCGCCATCTCCAATGTAATCAGCAGAGGGCTTGGCGCGATAGTACTGCTGATGATGTTCTGCGGTGCCTTTGAACGCAGAATCCGGCTGCGGGACTTCGCTACCTTCAAGCGGAAGCTGTTCGGGGAGATTGTGAAGATCAGCTGGCCGCTGGGGCTGAATTCCTCGGCTTGGGTCGTATCACAGCTGGCGATTTACTCCTTTCTGGCTATGCTCGGGGCCAAAGAGCTGGCGGCACGCACGTATCTGAATACGCTGGAATCCTTCTGCTTCACCCTGGGCTATGCGGTAGCAATGGCAGGCCAGATCCGGATAGCGACTTTGTTCGGTGCACGCCAGCTGTCAGAGGTCTACCGCAGTGCCTACCGGACGCTGTATATCGGGCTGGCTATTGTCAGTGCGAATGTTGTGCTGCTGTTCGCTTTTGGCAAGACGCTGCTGGGCATGTTTACGGTCGACGGGGAAATTGTCTCCATCGGCGTGGCCCTGCTGGCACTGAACCTGCTGCTGCAGCCCTGTAAAATGCTCAACATGGCCATGGGAAATGCGCTTAACGCTATCGGGGATACCCGCTATACGATGACGATCTCGCTGATCAGCATGACGCTGATCGGGATCGGAGGCTCTTACCTGCTCGGCATCAGCTGGGGCTGGGGGCTAGTCGGTATTTACTGCTGCATGATCGCCGATGAAGCGGCGAGAGGGCTACTGGTGCTGCGGCGCTGGCGCGGGCGGAAGGTGCTGTATGCAGCAGAGTCGCAGGATGGAGGCCAGCAGGCTGTCCAGTGCAAGGCGGCAGAGGCTTCTTTTTGA
- a CDS encoding AraC family transcriptional regulator: protein MSLLQFSSPPLPHYIISGIMNYSQGFRHVNRHNIKVFDLLVVREGCLYVGEEDRTYEVRAGEALILRPDCHHYGTADCREDGSHYWLHFQTPGPWCSASCHAEAPRELDTTEESAHYNLYNARTFSFRLSQYMTLLQPARMEELLAQLELLKVNAHLDGIRFKQQMLFQEVLLQLSASVHRERPASQSTACAEQAASFLRAHYREEITTGMLGDCLNFHPVYIARCMNREYGCSPMEYLLRYRIEQSKLLLMQTSFPIARIAEEVGFNQAPYFSSSFMKLEGISPRQYRQRFS from the coding sequence ATGAGTCTGCTTCAATTTTCCAGCCCTCCGCTGCCCCATTACATTATTAGCGGAATTATGAATTATTCGCAGGGCTTCCGCCATGTGAACCGCCATAATATTAAGGTGTTCGACCTGCTGGTCGTCCGGGAGGGCTGCCTCTATGTTGGCGAAGAGGACCGAACCTATGAAGTCAGAGCAGGAGAAGCGCTGATTCTCCGCCCGGACTGCCACCATTACGGCACCGCAGATTGCCGGGAGGACGGCTCCCACTACTGGCTTCACTTTCAGACCCCGGGTCCGTGGTGTTCTGCAAGCTGTCATGCTGAAGCTCCCCGTGAACTGGATACCACGGAGGAGTCTGCCCATTACAACTTGTATAATGCCCGCACCTTCAGCTTCCGGCTGTCGCAGTATATGACGCTGCTGCAGCCGGCCAGGATGGAGGAGCTGCTCGCCCAGCTCGAGCTCCTCAAGGTTAACGCCCACCTGGATGGAATCCGCTTCAAGCAGCAGATGCTGTTCCAGGAGGTGCTGCTGCAGCTCTCCGCCTCCGTACACCGCGAACGGCCCGCGTCCCAATCGACCGCCTGTGCGGAGCAGGCGGCCTCCTTCCTCCGCGCCCATTACCGCGAGGAGATTACAACCGGCATGCTGGGCGACTGCCTCAACTTCCATCCGGTCTACATCGCCCGCTGCATGAACCGGGAGTACGGCTGCTCACCGATGGAATACCTGCTCCGCTACCGGATCGAGCAGAGCAAGCTGCTGCTGATGCAGACCAGCTTCCCGATCGCCCGGATCGCCGAGGAGGTTGGCTTCAATCAGGCGCCGTATTTCAGCTCCAGCTTCATGAAGCTGGAAGGTATCTCTCCCCGGCAGTACCGTCAGCGCTTCTCTTGA
- a CDS encoding cysteine hydrolase family protein, with protein MGKQAVVIIDMLNDFIHPDGALTCPNGAGIVPALQELIEFSHENEIQVIFVQEAHRKNDADFRVRPVHAIKGSWGSDFIDKLRPDESKGDYVVQKRRHSAFSYTDMDLFLREEGIDTVAVTGVWTNVCVRSTASDAMYHTYKVVCISDCCASKDEEMHLSGLRDIGIFGEVITLEQYKEKNAVVKG; from the coding sequence ATGGGCAAACAGGCTGTAGTAATTATAGATATGTTGAATGACTTTATTCATCCGGATGGGGCGCTGACCTGTCCAAACGGTGCGGGAATCGTGCCGGCGCTGCAGGAGTTGATTGAATTCAGCCATGAGAATGAGATTCAGGTTATCTTCGTACAGGAAGCGCACCGGAAGAACGATGCCGACTTCCGGGTCCGGCCGGTCCATGCGATCAAAGGCAGCTGGGGTTCGGATTTCATCGACAAGCTTAGGCCCGATGAGTCAAAAGGCGATTACGTGGTGCAAAAGAGACGCCACAGCGCGTTCAGCTATACGGATATGGACCTGTTCCTCCGCGAAGAAGGGATCGATACGGTTGCGGTCACCGGTGTGTGGACCAATGTCTGTGTCCGGTCTACGGCATCCGATGCGATGTACCACACGTATAAGGTAGTCTGCATCAGCGACTGCTGCGCATCCAAGGATGAGGAGATGCATTTGTCCGGACTGCGTGATATCGGGATTTTTGGTGAAGTTATAACCCTGGAGCAGTATAAAGAGAAGAACGCCGTTGTAAAAGGCTGA
- the allB gene encoding allantoinase AllB, whose translation MSYELIIKNANIPQGDRQVLTDILVNKGVIVGFAKDIEAEVDEIIDAEGKLVLPGVIDSHTHFNDPGFTHREDFVTGTGSAAAGGVTMIVDMPCCSVPSVRSADNLFNKLNALEGKGIVDYAMWGGITGEDVRNNVLPEIISEQVANGVVAFKVYMTPSVPSYPRVTDPEMLEAFAAVSPTGLPIGIHAENYAICDYFTSKLKSEGRLDYPAWAEARMALAEKAAIQLGISFAEETGARLHIVHMSTGAGNELIREAKLKGTKVTAESCPHYLTLNAVDAMTEFGTFAKIAPPLRTAKDNEALWQGLADGTIDFMATDHAPYEIATEKDAPGMDVWTSFPGIPGVETLVPIMISEGYNKGRLSLSRLVELLCTNPAIHYGLYPKKGALEIGTDADFTIVDLEKEWTIDKDQMHCKPKYTPFHGMKLKGKVDKTIVRGTLVYDDALGVVGKPGYGEYVKRQTISELPRLLKY comes from the coding sequence ATGAGTTATGAACTGATCATTAAAAATGCCAACATTCCGCAAGGCGACAGACAGGTGCTGACTGACATTCTGGTTAACAAAGGTGTGATTGTCGGGTTCGCGAAGGATATTGAGGCTGAAGTCGATGAGATCATTGATGCTGAGGGCAAGCTGGTGCTGCCGGGCGTAATTGATTCGCATACCCATTTTAATGATCCGGGGTTTACACACCGCGAGGATTTCGTAACCGGAACAGGCAGCGCCGCAGCCGGCGGGGTAACGATGATTGTCGACATGCCATGCTGCAGCGTGCCGTCGGTCCGTTCTGCCGATAATCTGTTCAACAAGCTGAATGCATTAGAAGGCAAAGGGATTGTCGATTACGCGATGTGGGGCGGCATTACCGGCGAAGATGTACGCAACAACGTGCTGCCGGAGATTATCAGTGAGCAGGTGGCTAACGGCGTAGTGGCCTTTAAAGTGTACATGACTCCATCTGTGCCATCTTATCCGCGGGTAACCGATCCGGAAATGCTGGAGGCGTTTGCCGCCGTATCCCCTACGGGGCTGCCAATTGGAATTCACGCTGAAAACTATGCTATCTGCGATTACTTTACGAGTAAGCTGAAAAGTGAGGGCCGCCTTGATTATCCAGCCTGGGCAGAGGCGCGTATGGCGCTCGCAGAAAAGGCAGCTATCCAGCTCGGGATTAGCTTCGCCGAAGAGACGGGTGCCCGGCTGCATATCGTGCATATGAGCACGGGGGCAGGCAACGAGCTAATCCGTGAAGCAAAGCTGAAAGGAACCAAGGTGACCGCAGAATCCTGTCCGCATTACCTGACGCTGAATGCGGTAGATGCGATGACCGAGTTCGGTACGTTCGCCAAGATTGCGCCGCCGCTGCGTACTGCAAAAGATAATGAAGCACTTTGGCAGGGGCTGGCAGACGGAACAATTGACTTCATGGCTACCGACCATGCGCCCTATGAAATTGCAACAGAGAAGGATGCGCCGGGTATGGATGTCTGGACTTCTTTTCCGGGGATCCCGGGTGTAGAAACGCTAGTGCCGATTATGATCAGCGAAGGCTATAACAAAGGCAGACTGAGCCTCTCCCGGCTGGTAGAGCTGCTGTGCACCAATCCGGCTATCCATTACGGGCTGTATCCGAAGAAAGGCGCGCTGGAGATTGGTACCGATGCCGACTTCACGATTGTGGACCTGGAGAAGGAATGGACGATCGACAAAGACCAGATGCATTGCAAACCGAAGTACACTCCGTTCCACGGTATGAAGCTTAAAGGCAAGGTTGATAAAACCATTGTCCGCGGCACTCTAGTGTACGATGATGCGTTGGGTGTGGTCGGCAAACCAGGCTACGGCGAATATGTAAAACGCCAGACGATCAGCGAGCTTCCGCGCCTGCTGAAATATTAA
- a CDS encoding MerR family transcriptional regulator has product MGYSIKTISQKSGLSQYTLRYYEKEGVLPVVARDENGNRCFHDEDLELISLICCLKDTGMPIADIKQFISLSKEGYSSLPEQRRLLEEHKLHIDEKIKFFQTFAQKVEHKIAYFSSLEEQAKAESK; this is encoded by the coding sequence ATGGGATACAGCATCAAAACCATATCACAAAAAAGCGGATTGAGCCAATATACGCTGCGTTATTATGAAAAAGAGGGTGTGCTGCCCGTTGTGGCCAGGGATGAGAATGGAAACCGCTGTTTCCACGATGAGGATCTGGAGCTGATTTCGTTAATCTGCTGCCTGAAGGACACCGGAATGCCGATCGCTGATATCAAGCAGTTTATCTCGCTATCCAAGGAAGGGTACAGTTCACTTCCCGAGCAGCGCAGATTATTGGAGGAGCATAAGTTGCATATTGATGAGAAGATTAAATTTTTTCAGACCTTTGCGCAAAAAGTGGAGCATAAAATCGCTTATTTCTCTTCCCTTGAAGAACAGGCTAAAGCGGAGAGCAAATAA